A segment of the Pedobacter faecalis genome:
TTTTTGATTTTTTGTTAATTTAGCCACTGTTGTAAACTATTTTTTGTTAATTAATTAGTCCAGGGCGCGTCACCGCTAACGGTGATTCCCATACTGCGTGCTGTACCGGCAACCATGCTCATTGCCGACTCGATAGTGAAAGCATTCAAATCAGTCATCTTATCTTCAGCAATTGCTTTAACCTGATCCCAAGTCACCGAACCAACTTTCTTACGGTTGGGCTCAGCAGAACCGCTCTGAATCTTAGTAGCGTCCTTTAACTGGATAGCCACCGGAGGGGTTTTGATGATGAATTCGAACGACTTGTCAGCATAAACAGTAATTACAACGGGTAATACTTTACCTGGCTTATCTTGGGTACGAGCATTGAATTGCTTGCAAAACTCCATGATGTTAACACCTTTAGCACCCAGAGCAGGTCCTACCGGTGGCGATGGATTTGCAGCTCCGCCCTTGATCTGTAATTTAACAAGTGC
Coding sequences within it:
- the rplK gene encoding 50S ribosomal protein L11; amino-acid sequence: MAKEVSALVKLQIKGGAANPSPPVGPALGAKGVNIMEFCKQFNARTQDKPGKVLPVVITVYADKSFEFIIKTPPVAIQLKDATKIQSGSAEPNRKKVGSVTWDQVKAIAEDKMTDLNAFTIESAMSMVAGTARSMGITVSGDAPWTN